From the genome of Elusimicrobium sp., one region includes:
- the vorB gene encoding 3-methyl-2-oxobutanoate dehydrogenase subunit VorB has protein sequence MSEKTLRKGNEALAEGAIRAGARFFAGYPITPQNEVPEYMSAHMAEAGGAFVQAESEVAAINMVYGAAATGTRSMTSSSSPGISLKQEGITYLASADLPCLIVNVMRGGPGLGSIGGAQGDYFQATRGGGNGDYRVIVLAPNSVEELGNFPKLGFELAEKYRMPCMILADGILGQMMESMSFNFDPIDPNTLGKFDWAVDIHKNGRPKNKVFSYKGDDLIADVTERAKRYGLIEKTESLYEERNTEDCDVLLVAYGLSSRACLEAVNKAKEEGLKVGLFRPITLWPFPSKRLSELAAKTKAILTVEQSLGQLVQDVKLSVNGKTPVYLNAYPAGGQPDGSSILTAVRSIFDGSKEGLFDLQEHADGFAYECKRDSSLGIQGDWKGGK, from the coding sequence ATGAGCGAAAAAACTTTAAGAAAAGGAAACGAAGCCCTCGCCGAAGGTGCAATCCGCGCCGGGGCCCGTTTCTTTGCCGGGTATCCTATTACCCCGCAAAATGAAGTGCCGGAATATATGTCTGCCCACATGGCCGAAGCCGGCGGTGCTTTTGTGCAAGCCGAAAGCGAAGTGGCCGCTATCAACATGGTATATGGGGCCGCGGCTACTGGTACGCGCAGTATGACATCTTCTTCCTCTCCCGGTATCAGTTTGAAGCAGGAAGGTATTACTTATTTAGCCAGTGCGGACTTGCCGTGTTTAATCGTCAATGTAATGCGCGGCGGCCCGGGTTTGGGCAGTATCGGCGGAGCGCAGGGTGATTATTTTCAAGCCACCCGCGGCGGCGGTAACGGAGATTACCGCGTCATTGTTCTTGCCCCGAACTCGGTGGAAGAATTGGGTAATTTTCCGAAACTCGGTTTTGAACTTGCCGAAAAATACCGTATGCCCTGTATGATTTTAGCCGACGGTATTTTGGGCCAAATGATGGAAAGTATGTCCTTTAATTTTGACCCTATTGACCCCAATACCTTGGGTAAATTTGATTGGGCGGTGGATATTCATAAAAACGGCCGCCCGAAAAATAAAGTTTTTTCTTATAAAGGCGACGATTTAATTGCCGATGTGACCGAACGCGCCAAACGCTACGGACTGATCGAAAAAACCGAATCTCTTTACGAAGAACGCAATACGGAAGATTGCGATGTGTTGTTGGTAGCCTACGGCCTTTCTTCACGTGCGTGCCTGGAAGCGGTCAACAAAGCCAAAGAGGAAGGCCTAAAAGTGGGGCTTTTCCGCCCGATTACCTTGTGGCCTTTCCCCTCCAAACGCTTAAGCGAACTGGCCGCAAAAACCAAAGCCATTTTAACGGTAGAACAAAGTTTAGGGCAGTTGGTGCAAGATGTTAAACTCTCTGTCAACGGGAAAACGCCCGTCTATCTAAATGCCTATCCTGCCGGCGGCCAGCCGGACGGATCTTCTATCCTTACGGCCGTGCGTTCGATTTTTGACGGTTCCAAAGAAGGTCTTTTCGATTTGCAGGAACATGCAGACGGCTTTGCCTATGAGTGCAAACGCGACTCTTCGTTAGGAATCCAGGGCGACTGGAAAGGAGGCAAATAG
- a CDS encoding 2-oxoglutarate oxidoreductase, which translates to MTILAKKPQCLTDLPMHYCPGCGHGIVHRLMGETFDELHIADRVIGVAPVGCAVFADSYFACDMVQGAHGRGPAIATGIKRSKPGSIVFSYQGDGDLASIGMAEIVHAAVRSENITVIFINNAIYGMTGGQMAPTTLVGQVATTAPKGRDPKLQGWPINMCEMLSQITGAKYLERVAVDCPQNVMKAKKAIKKVFENQVNGVGFSMVEVLSQCPTNWHANVPQALEFVRTKMMPQYPLGVFKDEGAK; encoded by the coding sequence ATGACGATTCTTGCCAAAAAACCTCAATGTTTAACCGATTTACCCATGCACTATTGCCCCGGATGCGGACACGGAATCGTGCACCGTTTAATGGGGGAAACTTTTGATGAACTCCATATCGCTGATCGCGTAATTGGGGTGGCCCCGGTGGGCTGTGCCGTGTTTGCAGACTCTTATTTTGCGTGCGATATGGTACAAGGGGCTCACGGGCGCGGCCCGGCGATTGCTACCGGCATCAAACGCTCCAAACCCGGTTCTATTGTGTTTTCGTACCAAGGAGACGGAGACCTGGCCTCTATCGGCATGGCCGAAATCGTACATGCCGCGGTGCGTAGCGAAAATATCACCGTTATTTTTATCAATAATGCCATTTACGGTATGACGGGTGGCCAAATGGCTCCTACCACCTTGGTCGGGCAAGTGGCTACCACTGCCCCCAAAGGGCGCGATCCGAAACTGCAAGGTTGGCCGATTAACATGTGCGAGATGCTTTCGCAAATTACCGGAGCCAAATACTTGGAACGCGTAGCGGTAGATTGCCCCCAAAATGTGATGAAGGCCAAAAAGGCTATCAAAAAAGTATTTGAAAACCAAGTAAACGGAGTGGGCTTTTCCATGGTGGAAGTTCTTTCGCAGTGTCCCACCAACTGGCACGCCAATGTGCCCCAAGCCTTGGAATTTGTGCGCACGAAAATGATGCCGCAATATCCGTTGGGCGTATTTAAGGACGAGGGGGCCAAGTAA
- a CDS encoding 2-oxoacid:ferredoxin oxidoreductase subunit gamma, whose amino-acid sequence MYQGIRIAGFGGQGVVSAGILLAQAGVEDKKNASWLPSYGPEMRGGTANCSVVVTDGEVYTPIVSAPDTVIVMNEPSLPKFEPLLKKGGLMIINSSLINSRPTRDDIKVVCVPCNQIAEGLGMDRIANLVALGAFIKLTGAVTLESVTNAMKKVYKRAKPEMLELNKKALQAGFEAV is encoded by the coding sequence ATGTATCAAGGAATTAGAATAGCCGGTTTCGGCGGTCAGGGTGTAGTTTCCGCAGGTATTTTGCTTGCTCAAGCCGGGGTGGAGGATAAAAAGAACGCCAGTTGGCTCCCTTCCTATGGGCCGGAAATGCGCGGCGGTACGGCCAATTGCTCCGTAGTAGTAACGGACGGAGAAGTCTATACGCCGATTGTTTCCGCGCCCGATACGGTTATCGTGATGAACGAGCCGTCTTTACCTAAGTTTGAACCGCTGCTTAAAAAAGGCGGACTTATGATTATTAACAGTTCGCTTATTAACTCCCGCCCTACGCGAGATGATATCAAAGTGGTCTGCGTACCGTGCAACCAAATTGCCGAAGGGTTGGGTATGGATCGAATTGCCAATTTGGTGGCTTTGGGGGCTTTTATCAAGTTGACGGGGGCCGTTACCTTGGAAAGCGTTACAAACGCCATGAAAAAGGTTTATAAACGCGCTAAACCGGAAATGCTGGAACTAAACAAAAAAGCACTGCAAGCCGGTTTCGAGGCGGTTTAA
- a CDS encoding MFS transporter: MSTRKLFWILFGLNLLNYIDRQVLYSVFPLLQTDLALTDLQLGSLASVFIVVYMCYAPLVGYFADRTPRPRWIATSALMWSAATLFCAAAKNFFSLLFARAFIGIGEGGFTAIAQPFLAEKYPQEKRATALALFGLALPAGSALGYLLGGLIGQHWGWKAAFMLAGIPGVFLGLWAGVGLKDERRELQTKEEKPKLTDYLALLKNKPFLFICLAHAMITFIIGGLSAWMPTYLHRYLDMSVAQAGTVFGALVVVCGAIGTFTGGKLADLLLKKTGKAYFWVMGLSLVGLLAPAWIGIQTQNFYTAIASFGLAVICLFLPTGPISAAIVSSTRTKVHSMAFAVNIFIIHALGDAFSPILVGRISDGWTLKIAVLCCCLAAVPGLLFTWLAACLERRDPRENLS; the protein is encoded by the coding sequence ATGAGCACTCGCAAATTATTTTGGATATTATTTGGCCTTAACCTGTTAAATTATATTGACAGGCAAGTGCTCTATTCCGTCTTTCCGCTATTACAAACAGACTTAGCCCTCACCGACTTGCAACTCGGCAGTTTGGCCTCCGTTTTTATAGTGGTATATATGTGTTATGCTCCGCTTGTGGGTTACTTTGCCGACAGAACCCCCCGCCCCCGTTGGATTGCCACCAGTGCGCTTATGTGGAGCGCGGCTACTCTATTCTGTGCCGCTGCCAAAAATTTCTTTTCATTATTGTTTGCACGGGCTTTTATCGGCATCGGGGAAGGCGGTTTTACCGCTATTGCCCAACCGTTTTTGGCCGAAAAATATCCGCAGGAAAAGCGCGCCACCGCGTTGGCATTATTCGGCCTGGCACTTCCGGCCGGCAGTGCGCTTGGCTACCTGCTGGGCGGGCTTATTGGTCAACATTGGGGGTGGAAGGCGGCCTTTATGTTGGCAGGCATACCGGGCGTGTTTTTGGGGCTTTGGGCCGGGGTCGGGCTTAAAGACGAACGGCGCGAATTGCAAACCAAAGAAGAAAAACCCAAATTAACCGATTATTTGGCCCTGCTTAAAAACAAACCTTTTTTGTTTATTTGCTTAGCCCATGCCATGATTACTTTTATTATCGGCGGACTTTCTGCCTGGATGCCGACTTATTTGCATCGTTATTTGGATATGAGCGTGGCACAGGCAGGCACCGTATTCGGTGCGTTGGTGGTAGTATGCGGGGCTATAGGAACTTTTACCGGCGGGAAATTGGCCGACTTGTTATTAAAGAAAACAGGAAAAGCCTATTTTTGGGTGATGGGGCTATCACTTGTGGGGTTACTCGCCCCGGCCTGGATAGGCATACAAACACAAAATTTTTATACAGCAATAGCCTCTTTCGGGTTGGCCGTTATTTGTTTATTTTTGCCTACAGGGCCGATTTCCGCGGCGATTGTATCCTCTACCCGCACCAAGGTTCACTCTATGGCTTTTGCCGTTAATATATTTATTATTCATGCCCTGGGCGATGCTTTTTCCCCCATCTTGGTGGGGCGTATTTCGGACGGCTGGACTCTTAAAATAGCGGTTTTGTGTTGTTGCTTGGCAGCCGTTCCCGGGCTTTTATTTACTTGGTTGGCAGCCTGTCTGGAACGACGAGACCCCAGAGAAAACCTTTCATAA
- a CDS encoding prepilin-type N-terminal cleavage/methylation domain-containing protein translates to MKKGFTLIELLIVMVVLGILVTIAMPKYRASLERGRAMEGITNLRAASDAMNAKYIMNENVYTRDGVVDSNQNFLMGNIAKSRSFTAPRLESGGDTTATIRVIREGGEYELWAENVDGELKYITCTGDTELCQAIGAELVGTQYIFDFRK, encoded by the coding sequence ATGAAAAAAGGTTTTACACTTATTGAACTTTTGATTGTAATGGTTGTATTGGGTATTTTGGTAACGATTGCCATGCCGAAATATCGTGCGTCGTTGGAGCGCGGTCGCGCCATGGAAGGAATTACCAATTTGCGCGCCGCCAGCGATGCTATGAATGCCAAATATATTATGAACGAAAATGTGTACACTCGGGATGGAGTTGTAGATTCAAACCAAAATTTTTTAATGGGAAACATTGCTAAAAGCCGAAGTTTTACTGCTCCTCGGTTGGAAAGCGGTGGGGACACAACAGCCACTATTCGCGTGATTCGGGAAGGCGGAGAATATGAATTGTGGGCTGAAAATGTAGACGGCGAATTAAAATATATTACCTGTACCGGTGATACGGAACTTTGCCAAGCCATCGGTGCGGAACTCGTCGGTACTCAATATATCTTTGATTTTAGAAAGTAA
- a CDS encoding tRNA (cytidine(34)-2'-O)-methyltransferase, with protein sequence MLNIVLVNPEIPFNTGNIGRSCVATGTRLHLVGKLGFKIASKEIRRSGLDYWPNLDYKRHETWEDFLTAEQPRENQMFFLSTKGTKTFWNATFPPDAYLVFGAESCGLPKEFYERYKESLLTIPMTGPVRSLNLSSSAAIVLFEALRQNRK encoded by the coding sequence ATGCTTAACATTGTACTTGTAAACCCGGAAATTCCTTTTAATACCGGCAATATCGGCCGTTCTTGCGTGGCAACCGGCACGCGCCTTCATTTGGTAGGGAAATTGGGATTTAAGATTGCTTCCAAAGAAATTCGCCGTTCCGGGCTTGATTATTGGCCCAACTTAGATTACAAACGCCATGAAACTTGGGAAGACTTTCTAACCGCAGAACAGCCCCGAGAAAACCAAATGTTTTTCTTATCCACCAAAGGAACAAAAACCTTTTGGAACGCAACCTTTCCCCCCGATGCCTACTTGGTATTTGGGGCCGAGTCCTGCGGGTTACCGAAGGAATTTTACGAACGCTATAAAGAAAGCCTCCTCACAATCCCGATGACGGGCCCCGTGCGCTCCTTAAATCTTTCCTCCTCGGCGGCTATTGTACTGTTCGAGGCCTTGCGCCAAAACCGCAAGTAA
- a CDS encoding glycosyltransferase family 1 protein: MKIHSFNVQPNLPENIKFLEELANDMWFTWNWQAILLFVKVDAELWTTSKRNPKWFLGCVPQERFEQLSKDENFVNDLNKVKEAYYNYKNNPQTWYKQNKRENGDLLAAYFSMEYGIGEGLPIYSGGLGMLAGDHIKSASDLGMPIIGVGLFYKQGYVQQVLNREGWQNEEYPDNDWAHMPVERVLDKEGKEIIIDIPLANETVKACIWRVPVGRTSLYLLDTNLQENTPAQRAITEKLYGGDRENRIRQEVILGIGGVKALTAMGINPTVYHINEGHSAFLLFQRIIDIMKAKNLSFAEAREIVWASSVFTTHTPVIAGNEHFDPALVRKYMQQYADEMHISWEEFLALGKETPESATYCMTVVALRLSAFCNGVAKLHGAVSREMWKNLWPGLPISEVPVTSITNGIHSASWISHELNDLYRKYLFNDNKFGELDPSYLPLWDNLKNIPNEELWKIHSVRKEKLVKLVQNRLKRQLTRQGFDMMTVKKNSQVLRDDVLTIGFARRFATYKRATLLFKDLNRLDKIVNNPARPVQFVFAGKAHPADTAGKEFIKLIVGLTQNDPRFKGKVVFVEDYNMNTARYMVQGVDVWLNNPTRPMEASGTSGMKAALNGALALSVLDGWWDEVGPCDFGWSIGGKENYKSDEERNTVEADALYSLIEQEIAPAYYAKDENGISATWLNLMKESIFHIAPFFNTNRMVKEYYERFYVPANNYGIILNGDNKAQAVAQWRRRIAENWYRVSVTDITPQPETAILMGDKVGFKARVNLGGLNPEDIQVELCLGQRGTLGDIVKKEAFDMNCTGKDGDAYIYEISMSPLNSGRQDYALRILPANNDIPSVLTPLYIRWEE; encoded by the coding sequence ATGAAAATTCACTCGTTTAACGTGCAACCCAATTTGCCCGAGAATATTAAATTTTTAGAAGAATTAGCCAATGATATGTGGTTTACTTGGAACTGGCAGGCCATTTTGCTCTTCGTAAAAGTAGATGCCGAACTCTGGACTACCTCGAAAAGAAACCCCAAATGGTTTTTAGGCTGTGTGCCGCAAGAACGCTTTGAACAACTCAGCAAAGATGAAAATTTCGTAAATGACCTCAACAAAGTAAAAGAAGCCTACTATAACTACAAAAACAACCCGCAAACCTGGTACAAGCAAAATAAACGCGAAAACGGCGATTTGCTCGCGGCGTATTTCTCCATGGAATACGGTATCGGGGAAGGATTGCCGATTTATTCCGGCGGTTTGGGTATGTTGGCGGGGGATCACATCAAATCTGCCAGCGACCTCGGTATGCCGATTATCGGTGTAGGGCTTTTCTACAAACAAGGCTATGTGCAACAAGTATTAAACCGCGAAGGTTGGCAAAACGAAGAATACCCGGATAACGACTGGGCCCACATGCCGGTAGAACGCGTCCTTGATAAAGAAGGCAAAGAAATTATTATTGATATTCCGCTAGCTAACGAAACGGTAAAAGCCTGCATTTGGCGCGTACCGGTAGGCCGCACCTCTCTTTATTTATTAGATACCAACTTGCAGGAAAACACCCCCGCGCAACGCGCCATTACCGAAAAACTCTACGGCGGTGACCGCGAAAACCGTATCCGCCAGGAAGTTATCCTCGGTATCGGCGGTGTAAAAGCCTTAACGGCCATGGGCATTAACCCTACCGTTTACCACATCAATGAAGGGCACAGCGCGTTCCTCCTTTTCCAACGCATTATTGATATCATGAAGGCTAAAAACCTCTCCTTCGCCGAAGCGCGCGAAATTGTATGGGCCTCTTCCGTGTTTACCACGCATACGCCTGTTATCGCAGGGAACGAGCACTTCGACCCGGCCCTTGTGCGCAAATACATGCAACAATATGCCGACGAAATGCATATTTCTTGGGAAGAATTTTTAGCCTTAGGGAAAGAAACGCCCGAATCTGCCACCTACTGCATGACCGTAGTAGCACTCCGCCTCTCCGCTTTCTGCAACGGGGTAGCCAAATTGCACGGAGCCGTCAGCCGCGAAATGTGGAAAAATCTGTGGCCCGGATTGCCGATTAGCGAAGTCCCCGTTACCAGCATTACAAACGGGATTCACAGCGCTTCCTGGATTTCCCACGAACTCAACGATTTGTACCGCAAATATCTTTTCAACGATAACAAATTCGGGGAACTGGATCCCTCTTATCTTCCTTTGTGGGATAATTTGAAAAATATTCCCAACGAAGAACTGTGGAAAATTCATAGCGTACGCAAAGAAAAATTAGTGAAGTTGGTACAAAACCGCTTGAAACGCCAACTGACCCGCCAAGGCTTTGATATGATGACGGTAAAGAAAAACAGCCAAGTCTTGCGCGACGATGTATTGACTATCGGTTTTGCACGCCGCTTTGCCACCTACAAACGCGCTACTTTGCTCTTCAAAGATTTGAACCGCTTGGACAAAATTGTCAACAATCCCGCTCGCCCGGTACAGTTTGTTTTCGCCGGGAAAGCGCACCCCGCCGATACCGCCGGGAAAGAATTTATTAAACTCATCGTCGGCCTTACACAAAACGATCCGCGCTTCAAAGGCAAAGTCGTCTTTGTGGAAGACTACAACATGAACACCGCCCGTTACATGGTACAAGGCGTAGATGTGTGGCTCAACAACCCCACCCGCCCCATGGAAGCCAGCGGTACGAGCGGTATGAAAGCCGCGTTAAACGGTGCGTTGGCCCTTTCCGTGTTAGACGGTTGGTGGGACGAAGTGGGCCCGTGTGATTTCGGTTGGTCTATCGGTGGAAAAGAAAATTACAAATCCGACGAAGAACGCAACACCGTGGAAGCTGATGCCTTGTATAGTTTAATTGAACAAGAAATCGCACCCGCCTATTACGCCAAAGACGAAAACGGTATTTCCGCTACCTGGCTTAACTTAATGAAGGAATCTATTTTCCATATTGCGCCCTTCTTCAATACCAACCGCATGGTAAAAGAATACTACGAACGCTTCTATGTGCCGGCCAACAACTACGGCATTATCTTAAACGGTGACAACAAAGCGCAGGCTGTAGCCCAATGGCGCCGCAGAATTGCGGAAAATTGGTACCGCGTCAGCGTAACGGATATTACGCCTCAACCCGAAACCGCCATTTTGATGGGTGATAAAGTGGGCTTCAAAGCCCGTGTAAACTTGGGCGGTCTGAACCCGGAAGATATCCAAGTGGAACTTTGCTTGGGTCAACGCGGAACATTAGGTGATATCGTGAAAAAAGAAGCCTTCGATATGAACTGCACCGGCAAAGACGGAGATGCGTATATCTATGAAATATCCATGTCTCCTTTGAACAGCGGCCGCCAAGATTATGCTTTGCGCATCTTGCCCGCCAACAATGATATCCCCAGCGTGCTTACTCCGTTGTATATCCGTTGGGAAGAATAG
- a CDS encoding DUF1646 domain-containing protein, which yields MELSVVQTVLLSLLILVVLFLPLTVHKVEENLEAFLFACGLFAVTVSKMWSGHLVLTALEDPIKITVAVFVAGILFKYCNKYLQKLTHKSIKIIGLRATLFLIVFLLGATSSFITAIIAALILAEVVVMLPLERKGRIKMVTFSCFSIGMGAVLTSIGEPLGTVVISKLSGEPFHADQNFFFLIELIGWYVLGGILFMSGMASSLRESTIKEAPGAKAAHTEDEHSVKSIVIRAAKVYLFVMALVFLGDGLKPLAMQTISHLSAGWLYWINSLSAVLDNATLAAIEVTPAIDERTLKFLLMSLIISGGMLIPGNIPNIICASKLGIKSKEWAKAALGLGAALMIAYFIILTAVL from the coding sequence ATGGAATTATCCGTTGTACAGACAGTGTTGTTGTCGCTACTGATTTTGGTAGTGCTTTTCTTGCCGCTTACCGTACACAAAGTGGAAGAAAACTTGGAAGCCTTTTTGTTTGCTTGCGGGCTTTTTGCCGTAACCGTGTCCAAAATGTGGAGCGGGCACCTTGTTCTAACCGCCTTGGAAGACCCTATCAAAATTACGGTAGCCGTTTTTGTAGCGGGCATTTTGTTCAAATACTGCAACAAGTATTTGCAAAAGTTGACCCACAAATCTATTAAAATTATCGGCCTGCGCGCTACGCTGTTTTTAATCGTTTTCCTATTGGGTGCCACTTCCAGTTTTATTACGGCCATTATTGCCGCGTTGATTTTGGCTGAAGTAGTGGTAATGCTTCCCTTGGAGCGCAAAGGGCGTATTAAAATGGTTACCTTTTCCTGTTTCTCTATCGGTATGGGCGCCGTACTTACCTCTATCGGGGAACCGTTGGGTACGGTAGTCATTTCCAAACTTTCCGGGGAACCCTTCCATGCCGACCAAAACTTCTTTTTCCTCATTGAACTAATCGGTTGGTATGTTCTCGGCGGTATTTTGTTTATGTCCGGCATGGCCAGTTCCTTGCGCGAAAGCACCATTAAAGAAGCCCCCGGAGCCAAAGCCGCCCATACGGAAGATGAACACTCCGTCAAAAGTATCGTTATCCGTGCGGCCAAAGTATATTTGTTCGTCATGGCGCTTGTTTTCTTGGGGGACGGGTTAAAACCGCTCGCCATGCAGACTATTTCCCACTTATCCGCGGGTTGGTTGTATTGGATTAACTCTTTGTCCGCCGTATTGGATAACGCCACCTTGGCCGCTATTGAAGTAACCCCTGCCATTGATGAGCGCACCTTGAAATTCTTGCTTATGAGTTTGATTATCTCCGGCGGAATGTTAATCCCCGGAAATATCCCCAATATTATTTGTGCTTCTAAATTGGGAATTAAGAGTAAAGAGTGGGCCAAAGCCGCCCTCGGGTTAGGCGCTGCTTTGATGATTGCTTACTTCATTATTCTTACGGCTGTTCTGTAA
- the ychF gene encoding redox-regulated ATPase YchF has product MEIGIVGLPNVGKSTLFNALTCAGAEASNYPFCTIEPNVGIVAIPDKRLDKLFEMFQPPKKTAAYIKFVDIAGIVKGASQGEGLGNKFLANIREVDAIIHVVRLFDDENVTHVMNSVDPLRDIEIINTELMLADLESATKICDRLNSNAKSGKKEAIAALEKMKEIKTALENGKPVSSLGLEPEELKEYQFLTSKPVLYVGNNSETRNAANAEKVAAYAKENGAGFVELCVKFEADIAEFSEGEKKAFLAETGSDYTGLEKVVREGMKLLNLCTYFTAGAEVEVRSWLIPVGCTAPQAAGKIHSDFEKGFIRADVYTFDDLVKYGDEKSLKEHGLIRSEGKEYIVKDGDVCLFKINA; this is encoded by the coding sequence ATGGAAATAGGTATCGTAGGCCTGCCCAATGTAGGCAAATCCACCCTTTTTAACGCGCTCACTTGTGCCGGCGCGGAAGCCAGCAACTATCCCTTTTGTACCATTGAGCCGAACGTCGGTATTGTGGCTATTCCGGATAAGCGCTTGGATAAATTGTTTGAAATGTTCCAACCGCCTAAAAAAACGGCCGCTTACATTAAATTTGTGGATATCGCCGGTATCGTAAAAGGGGCCAGCCAGGGGGAAGGCCTCGGGAATAAATTTTTAGCCAATATCCGTGAGGTAGATGCCATTATCCATGTGGTGCGTTTGTTTGATGACGAAAACGTAACGCACGTGATGAACTCGGTCGATCCGTTGCGCGATATTGAAATTATCAATACCGAACTGATGCTTGCGGACTTGGAAAGTGCCACCAAAATTTGCGACCGCTTAAACTCCAACGCCAAAAGCGGTAAAAAAGAAGCCATCGCCGCACTTGAAAAAATGAAGGAAATAAAAACCGCTTTGGAAAACGGCAAACCTGTTTCTTCTTTGGGCTTGGAGCCGGAAGAATTGAAGGAATATCAATTTTTAACTTCAAAACCCGTTTTGTATGTGGGCAATAATTCCGAAACCCGCAATGCCGCCAATGCCGAAAAAGTGGCCGCTTATGCCAAAGAAAACGGCGCGGGGTTTGTGGAACTGTGCGTTAAGTTTGAGGCCGATATCGCCGAATTTTCCGAAGGAGAAAAAAAGGCTTTTTTGGCCGAAACCGGCAGCGATTACACCGGCCTTGAAAAAGTGGTGCGCGAAGGCATGAAACTCTTAAACCTCTGCACCTATTTTACCGCCGGTGCGGAAGTGGAAGTGCGCAGTTGGTTAATTCCTGTCGGGTGTACGGCTCCGCAAGCCGCAGGCAAAATTCACAGCGATTTTGAAAAAGGCTTTATCCGCGCCGATGTTTACACCTTTGACGATTTGGTGAAATACGGCGACGAAAAATCGCTCAAAGAACACGGCCTTATCCGTTCCGAAGGGAAGGAATATATTGTAAAGGACGGCGATGTTTGCCTGTTTAAGATCAATGCCTAA
- the rlmD gene encoding 23S rRNA (uracil(1939)-C(5))-methyltransferase RlmD yields MFACLRSMPNITCKHYGVCGGCALLNLPYGEQVAKKQAKLQETLKDFWTADIPVTVTDNPLYFRNKVELGFCHQVKWREDYDKKDPANKTRPLEFENAFGFKYKGRWDRAVDITECVLFNDKLILLLEAIRNWAKEENLDYYDQRKHTGVLRHLMVREGKNTGEEIVVLFVTDDFNEKTFVSAVEKVLPNAHIMAAVNNGLADTAAPESLRVLKGKDHIFEKIILTDEKGNKEREVTFTLSPQSFFQTNTLTAQKMYSRVRSIVKKIAPKRIYDLYGGAGSFSLSCADLCEKSICVESVAPAIYNGIENAKLNGVSNVQFFCSKVEDFVKEQPIERKDALIILDPPRGGMHPKAAKAVAESGVENVLYISCNPVTLANDLKIITQYYDILDVEAFDFFPHSEHIETFVQLKLK; encoded by the coding sequence ATGTTTGCCTGTTTAAGATCAATGCCTAATATCACTTGTAAACATTACGGAGTTTGCGGCGGTTGCGCGCTACTCAATCTGCCCTACGGGGAACAGGTTGCTAAAAAGCAGGCCAAACTGCAAGAAACGCTGAAAGATTTTTGGACGGCGGATATCCCCGTTACGGTTACCGATAACCCGCTTTATTTTCGCAACAAAGTGGAACTGGGCTTTTGCCACCAAGTAAAATGGCGCGAAGATTACGACAAAAAAGACCCCGCCAACAAAACGCGCCCGTTGGAATTTGAAAACGCCTTCGGTTTCAAATACAAAGGCCGCTGGGATCGCGCCGTGGATATTACCGAGTGCGTACTGTTTAACGATAAATTGATTTTATTGTTAGAGGCTATCCGCAACTGGGCGAAAGAAGAAAATTTGGACTATTACGACCAACGCAAACACACGGGTGTACTGCGCCACTTGATGGTGCGTGAAGGAAAGAACACCGGGGAAGAAATTGTAGTTTTGTTTGTAACGGACGATTTCAACGAAAAAACCTTTGTGTCTGCCGTGGAAAAAGTACTCCCCAATGCTCATATTATGGCGGCGGTTAATAATGGCCTGGCCGACACGGCCGCTCCGGAAAGTTTGCGCGTGTTGAAAGGGAAAGACCACATTTTTGAAAAAATTATTCTTACGGACGAAAAGGGAAATAAAGAACGCGAGGTAACCTTTACGCTTTCTCCCCAGTCTTTCTTTCAAACCAACACGCTGACCGCGCAAAAAATGTACTCGCGCGTGCGCAGTATCGTCAAAAAAATTGCTCCCAAACGCATTTACGATTTGTACGGCGGCGCGGGGAGTTTTTCGCTCTCTTGTGCCGATTTGTGCGAAAAATCTATTTGCGTGGAAAGTGTGGCCCCCGCTATTTATAACGGAATTGAAAACGCCAAACTGAACGGGGTATCCAATGTGCAGTTTTTCTGCTCTAAAGTTGAAGATTTTGTCAAAGAGCAACCCATTGAGCGCAAAGACGCGCTGATTATTTTGGATCCGCCCCGCGGCGGTATGCACCCCAAAGCCGCTAAAGCAGTGGCCGAATCGGGCGTGGAAAATGTGCTATATATTTCCTGCAACCCGGTTACATTGGCAAACGACCTCAAAATCATCACGCAATACTACGATATTTTAGATGTTGAGGCCTTTGATTTCTTCCCGCATAGCGAACACATAGAAACCTTCGTGCAACTGAAATTGAAATAA